The nucleotide sequence CTCATCGCGCTCCCGCTCGGGATCGTGGCCGCGCTGCGCCGGCACTCGTTCCTGGACACCGTCTGCACGGTGATCGCCGTCGCTGGCCAGGCGATGCCGCTCTTCTGGCTCGGGATCATGCTGATCATCGTCTTCGCGGTGCGGCTCAAGACGCTGCCCGCCTCCGGTTACGGCACCTGGCAGCATTTCGTCATGCCGGCCTTCTGCCTGGGGGCGTTCCTCGCCCCGATCACCATGCGGCTCGTGCGGTCGGGGGTCATCGAGGTCCTCAACATGGAGTACATCAAGACCGCCCGGGCCAAAGGCCTCCGGGAAGGGATGGTCGTCGTCAAGCACGCCTTCCGCAACGCCTGCATCCCGGTCATCACGGTCCTGGGCCTCCAGTTCGGCCAGCTCCTGGGCGGCGCCATCATCACTGAGACGGTGTTCGCCTGGCCGGGGGTGGCGACGCTGGCCGTGGAATCGATCCGGAACCAGGACTTCCCGGTAGTCCAGTGCGCGGTGGTGTTGCTGGCCGTGATCATCGTGGCGGTGAACCTGGTGGTCGACGTCGTCGTGGGGCTCATCGATCCGCGGATCCGGGTGGGAGCGTGACGGCGGCCCGGGCCGAGGGCGAGGTCCTCGAGGCGCAGCGGCTTGCGGGCCTGGCCGAGCCGCGCCCGGCCCAGGTCTCGCTCCGGCGCTTGTGGCGGCTCAAGTGGGGGCTGGTGGCGACGGCGGTGCTGGTGGCCATCGTCGCCAGCGCCCTCTTCGCGTCCTGGATCGTGCCCCATGACCCGCTGGCCGTCAACATTCGCCACCGGTTGGCGCCGCCGGTCTGGATGGAGGGCGGCGCGACCCGGCACCTCCTGGGCACCGACCAGGTGGGCCGCGACCTTCTCTCCCGGGTGATCTACGGCGGGCGCGTGTCGCTGGTGGTCGGGGTGGTGGCCGTCCTCATCTCGGCCACGATCGGGGTGCTGGCCGGGCTCGGCGCCGGCTACTTCGGGGGGCGGACGGACTGGGCGGTCATGACGCTGGTGAACGTGATGCTCACGTTTCCGTTCGTCCTGCTCGCGCTGGCGGTGATCGCCGTGCTGGGTCCCAGCCTCCCCAACATGATCGCCGTCCTGGGGGCCGCCGGCTGGCCGATCTACACCCGCGTCGTCCGCGCCGAAACCCTGGCCATCCGGGAGCGGGAGTTCATCCTGGCCGGCCGGGCCCTGGGTATGGGCCACGCCCGGATCGTCTTCCGCCAGATCCTCCCCAATCTGGTCTCGGCCATCGTGGTGATCGCGACGCTCCAGGTCGCCCAGGTGATCATCGCCGAGGCCTTCCTCTCCTTCCTCGGCCTCGGCGTCCAGCCGCCCACGCCGGCCTGGGGAAACATGCTGGGAGAGGGGCGGCTCTACATGCTGAACTCGTGGTGGATCGCGGCCTTCCCCGGACTCGCCATCTTCGTCACCACGCTCACCATCAACCTGATGGGGAACGCCCTCCGCGACTGGCTGGACCCGCACCTCAAGCTGTAGCGCTCGTCCACGCGATTCCGGCCGACGCGCTCCGCACCTCGAGCTGCAGCGCCCCCCGTCCGAGCCGCGGGTCGCGCCCCTGTCAGCCGGCCAGCGACTCGATCGCCCGCACCTCGTCGGCGGAGAGCGCCAAGTCCCGGCTGGCCAGGTCCTGCTTCATGTGCTCGGCGCTGGACGTGCAGGAGCCCTCGCGCCGCCCCGCCCGTGGCCGGTCATCCGCCCTTGACGCCAGCGTATCCTTCCGGCGACACCCCGGCGGGTGCCTCACGGCCACGCTCGACAGCGAACCCTCGTCGTGAGGGCGCGAGCGGGCGGCGTCCCTGCGGGCGCGCCCCGTGCACCTCGGTGGCGCGAGAGACCGTATTGCCGAGTTTGGACGGATGGATTATCGTCGTAACCGATCGGTGGGGGAACGCGGGCATGGTCACCCTTCAGTTGCACAGCCCAGTGTGGCATGCGGCAGTCATGGACGTCGCGGATGTTCCGGCGTTCGCCGTCCGCGAGACCAACCAGACCGGTCCGCCAAAGCCACGGCTCCTCGACCGCGTCCGCGAAGCGATCCGCACCGCCACTACAGCCGCCGCACCGAGAAGGCGTATGTGGCGTGGATCCGCGGCTACATCTTTCCCATCGAAAGGAGACGAAATCATGTCAACAAACACCATCCGGCTTCACCGAGTGCTCCGCGCGACGCCTGAGAGAATCTATCGGGCGTTCCTGGACGCCGACGCAATGGCCAAATGGCTTCCGCCAAACGGATTCACCGGCAAGGTTCACCACTTGGATGCCAAGGTCGGCGGCACCCACAAGATGTCGTTTACGAATTTCACCACGGGACATAGCCACTCCTTCGGCGGAAAATATCTCGAACTGGCGCCGCACGAACGCATTCGTTACACGGATAAATTCGATGACCCGAACCTGCCAGGGGAACTTCAGGTGACGGTGACCCTGAAGAAGGTGTCCGTCGGGACCGAGCTGAACATCGTGCAAGAAGGGGTGCCCGATGTCATTCCTCCCGAGGCTTGTTATCTCGGCTGGCAGGAATCGCTCACTCTTCTGGCGAAACTTGTCGAGGCCGAGATTCCAGATTAGCGTTGAGCGGGATCAGTTTCTTCCAAAGGTTTATCCAAAGGTTAGCGCCTAACGCGCTGCAGCGGACGGGCACACAAACCGTGCCCGCCGCTGAGCTTCGTCGTTAGCCGGACAGACGACAGGATGACTCCTGACGGGCGCGAGTGTCTCCGCGGAGGGTGGGCACGGACGGCAAGCTCTCGGAAGATGCGAGACCAGCGGCGCTGGCGCCGCGAGACCAAGCCGTGTCACCTATTGCAATGAGCAGCATGGCGGTTAAGGTGTCACGTCGCCACTCGCCAGCGTGAATCGACGAAGAAGATGGGTCCATATTGCCAATCCCAGCTTAGGTTAAACATCAGGGAGTGGTGCCCTCGAAGCGTGGCGAGAAGATGGAGGTACGGACATCATGACGGCGAACCTAGTGGCGCTCGCTGTGGTGGGCATCTTGGTTTTGGTCCTGGCCCACGCTTCGATTCGAATCGTGGCCGAATACGACCGACTGGTGGTGTTCCGCTTTGGCCGTACCGGCCCGGAGCTGCTCAGAGGGCCGGGGCTGATCCTGCTGATCCCGATCGTCG is from Candidatus Methylomirabilota bacterium and encodes:
- a CDS encoding ABC transporter permease, with translation MKRYLARQLVQLVVVVIGISILSFAILHVIGDPVLLLLPQNAGKEEFERYRHLLGLDQPLWVQYWKFVSRAAQGDFGKSWYADTPAFRLVLERMPPTIYLTLAGLGTGLLIALPLGIVAALRRHSFLDTVCTVIAVAGQAMPLFWLGIMLIIVFAVRLKTLPASGYGTWQHFVMPAFCLGAFLAPITMRLVRSGVIEVLNMEYIKTARAKGLREGMVVVKHAFRNACIPVITVLGLQFGQLLGGAIITETVFAWPGVATLAVESIRNQDFPVVQCAVVLLAVIIVAVNLVVDVVVGLIDPRIRVGA
- a CDS encoding ABC transporter permease, which produces MTAARAEGEVLEAQRLAGLAEPRPAQVSLRRLWRLKWGLVATAVLVAIVASALFASWIVPHDPLAVNIRHRLAPPVWMEGGATRHLLGTDQVGRDLLSRVIYGGRVSLVVGVVAVLISATIGVLAGLGAGYFGGRTDWAVMTLVNVMLTFPFVLLALAVIAVLGPSLPNMIAVLGAAGWPIYTRVVRAETLAIREREFILAGRALGMGHARIVFRQILPNLVSAIVVIATLQVAQVIIAEAFLSFLGLGVQPPTPAWGNMLGEGRLYMLNSWWIAAFPGLAIFVTTLTINLMGNALRDWLDPHLKL
- a CDS encoding SRPBCC family protein; translation: MSTNTIRLHRVLRATPERIYRAFLDADAMAKWLPPNGFTGKVHHLDAKVGGTHKMSFTNFTTGHSHSFGGKYLELAPHERIRYTDKFDDPNLPGELQVTVTLKKVSVGTELNIVQEGVPDVIPPEACYLGWQESLTLLAKLVEAEIPD